Within Pseudomonas brassicacearum, the genomic segment TCACCCACCCGCCCCGGGGCAATGACAGATAGTCATCCTTGGGTGTTTTTCCGGTGGATAAAGTCGCATTCGCCAGGTGAAACCTTTCCGCTGATGGCTTGTAGAGTCAAGCACGGGTTGGGAAGTGCCATTTATCTACCAATATCAAAACTTTTTGATATTGGACTTGCGGGGTTCCAGTCCCCTCACTAGACTGCCGCACATGAACTTACCTGCGCCTTCCATTCGCCATGACGACTGCGATGAGCTGGCGGCCCTTTGCAAGGCCGGCGGCGATCCGTTGCGGCTCAATGTATTGCGCGCCCTGGCCAACGATTCGTTCGGCGTGCTGGAGCTGGCGCAGATCTTCGGCATCGGTCAGTCCGGCATGAGCCACCACCTCAAGGTCCTGGCCCAGGCCGACCTGGTGGCGACCCGCCGCGAAGGCAACGCCATTTTCTATCGCCGCGCCCTGCCCCACACCGACCTGCTGGGCGGCAAGCTGCACGCCGCGCTGCTGGACGAAGTGGACGCGCTGAACCTGCCGACGGACGTGCAGGCTCGCATCGCCCAGGTACACGGGCAACGGGCCGCCGCCAGCCAGGACTTCTTCGCACGGGTCGCCGAGAAGTTTCGCGCCCAGCAAGACCTGATCGCGGGATTGCCGCAATACCGCGAAAGCGTCGTGGCGCTGCTCGACAAACTAAGCTTCGAACCCACGGCCACGGCGATCGAAGTCGGCCCCGGCGATGGCGCCTTTCTGCCAGAGCTGGCACAACGTTTCAGCCAGGTGACGGCGCTGGACAACAGCCCGGCCATGCTCGAGCTGGCGCGCCAGGTGTGTGAACGCGAGGCCCTGGCTAACGTCAGCCTGCAACTGGCCGATGCACTGGATGGCATGAGCCTGCAGGCCGACTGCGTGGTATTGAACATGGTGCTGCATCATTTCGCCGCGCCGGCCGATGCCCTCAGGCACATGGCCGGCCTGCTGCAACCGGGCGGCAGCTTGCTGGTGACCGAGTTATGCAGCCACAACCAGAGCTGGGCCAGGGAGGCCTGTGGCGATCTCTGGCTCGGCTTTGAACAGGACGACCTGGCCCGCTGGGCCACCGCTGCGGGCCTCGTGCCCGGGGAAAGCCTCTATGTAGGCTTACGTAATGGTTTCCAGATCCAGGTTCGCCACTTTCAGCGGCCCACTGGCGACACTCACCAACGGTAACTTGTAGGAAAACATCGAGATGAGCGAATACTCCCTTTTCACCTCCGAGTCCGTGTCTGAAGGGCATCCGGACAAAATCGCCGACCAGATTTCTGATGCGGTGCTGGACGCCATCATTGCTGAAGACAAGTTCGCCCGCGTGGCGTGCGAGACTCTGGTGAAAACGGGCGTGGCGATCATCGCCGGCGAAGTCACCACGTCGGCCTGGGTCGACCTGGAACAGATCGTCCGGGACGTCATCCTGGGCATTGGCTACAACAGCTCCGACGTCGGCTTCGACGGCGCGACCTGTGGCGTCATGAACATCATTGGCAAGCAGTCCCCCGACATCAACCAGGGCGTTGATCGGGCCAAGCCTGAAGACCAGGGCGCCGGCGACCAGGGCCTGATGTTCGGCTACGCCAGCAACGAGACCGACGTGCTGATGCCGGCCCCGATCACCTTCTCGCACCAGTTGGTTCAACGCCAGGCCGAGGCCCGTAAATCCGGCCTGCTGCCTTGGCTGCGTCCGGACGCCAAGTCTCAGGTGACCTGCCGTTACGAAGGCGGCAGGGTGGTCGGTATCGATGCCGTCGTGCTGTCGACCCAACACAACCCGGAAGTGTCCTACAAGGACCTGCGCGAAGGCGTGATGGAGCTGATCGTCAAGCATGTGCTGCCTGCCGAGCTGCTGTCCAAGGACACCCAGTTCCACATCAACCCGACCGGCCAGTTCATCATCGGCGGCCCGGTGGGTGACTGCGGCCTGACCGGCCGCAAGATCATCGTCGACAGCTACGGCGGCATGGCCCGTCACGGCGGCGGCGCGTTCTCCGGCAAGGACCCATCGAAGGTTGACCGTTCGGCCGCCTACGCCGGTCGCTATGTCGCCAAGAACATCGTCGCCGCCGGCCTGGCCGAGCGCTGCGAGATCCAGGTGTCCTACGCCATTGGCGTGGCCCAGCCTACGTCGATCTCGCTGAACACCTTCGGCACCGGCAAGATCGGCGATGACAAGATCATCAACCTGGTCCGTGAAGTGTTCGACCTGCGTCCGTACGCCATCACCACCATGCTCGACCTGCTGCACCCGATGTACCAGGACACCGCTGCCTATGGTCACTTCGGTCGTACGCCACAGACCAAGACCTGGGGTGACGATACCTTCACCACCTTCACCTGGGAAAAAACCGACCGCGCCGACGCCCTGCGCGCCGCTGCCGGCCTGTAATACCCGCGTGTAAAGAAAAAGCCCCTGGCGACTGGGTCGTCAGGGGCTTTTTCATGCCAGGTGCTTGGCTACTCAGAGGGTAAAGTCATGCCAGGCTCTTGTGGCGAGAGAATTTATCTGTGGGAGCAAGGCTTGCCCGCGATGAAAACAACGCGGTTGCTGCGGTAACGAGGCGCCTGTGTCGCGAGCAAGCCTTGCTCCCAAAAACCCCCTCGCCATGGCGCTCATGATCGCCGTGCCACCAGCAAAAACGAAGCCGCACTGGCCAGCAGTCCCGCGCACATCCGATTGAACAGGCGCTTGCCACTGGGACGGGCGAACAACCGCCGCGCGTAAATGCCCATGTAGCAATACAAGCCGATGGCGATGCACTCCAGCGCCAGGAACAAGCCTCCCAGCACGGCGAATTGTTGGGTGACGGTGCCTGTACGGTCGACGAATTGCGGCAGGAACGCGGTAAACAACAGGATCGCCTTCGGATTGCCGATCGCCACCAGGAACTCCTGGCGCGCCAGGCCGGCCCGGCTCATCGACGCGACCGCGGCTTCGCTGCCGGCCTCAGGCTGGGCCCGCCACAACTGCACAGCCAGATAGAACAGGTAGCCGGCACCGACGAGCTTGATCCCCAGGAACAACAACTCCGAGGTGTGCAGCACAGCGGTGAGCCCCACCGCTGCCAGGGCGATCATGATCGCAAACGCCAGCAACCGACCAATGCCGCCACTGCACGCCCGGACGAAGCCATACCGCGAGGCGTTGCTGATGGACAGCAGGTTGTTCGGCCCCGGCGCCATGTTCAGCGCAAAGCAGGCCGGGATGAAAACAGCGAGTGTCGTCAGTTCCATCGGGAGCACTCCAGGCAGAGGCGAATCGAAGGTCCATTCTGCGCCGGTCGTTGACGAGGACAAGGCACAGTTGCGCGACTAAATCGCCGCGCACTGTACCGCCGCGACTTTGCCAGCAGGCACCGTAAAATCCGGTAACGCTCCAGGCCTCGCAACTTCCGGGACGGTGGCTAGCCTTCAGTACTCAACCGAGCAAGGATGCTTCGATGCCACCGTTTCTGTATGCACTCGCCTGTCTTGTCTGCATCACCCTTCCCGCAGTCGCCGCGCCCTGCCCCGACTGGCCCACTGAACGCGCCCGTGCCGAAGTCGCCGCGCTGCAACAGCAAATCGATACCTGGGACGACAGTTATCATCGCCTCGGCCAATCGCTGGTGGCCGATGAACTGTATGATCAATCCCGCACAGAGTTGGGCCAATGGCGCCGCTGTTTCAACCTCGCGGCGTCCGACGAGCCGCTGCGCTCCGCGGGCGGAAAGGTGCCGCACCCCGTTGTCCATACCGGCCTGGAAAAACTCAAGGATGCCGACGCCGTAGGGGCTTGGCTGCACGGTCGAGAGGACGTCTGGGCCCAGCCGAAAGTCGACGGCGTGGCGGTAACCCTGGTTTACCGCAAGGGGCGCCTGCATCAGGCAATCAGCCGTGGCGATGGTGTCCAAGGACACGACTGGACCACGAATGCGCGCAAGATTGGCGCCATCCCGCAACGACTGCGCCAGCCTGTAGACCTGGTGGTCCAGGGCGAGTTGTACTGGCACCTGCAAGCCCATGTCCAAGCCAGCAGCGGCAGCTTGAACGCCCGCGGGACCATGGCCGGCTTGATGGCACGCAGCAATCTGACGGTGCACGATGGTGTGTATATCGGCCTGTTTGTCTGGGATTGGCCACAAGGGCCGGACACCCTGCCCGAGCGAATGGCCGCACTGAGTGAGTTGGGCTTCGCTGACACCCTCGTCTATAACCAGCCTGTCCGGACATTGGCCGATGCCGAGCAGTGGCGCGACCACTGGTATCGCACCCCCCTGCCATTTGCCAGCGACGGGATCGTCCTGCGCCAGAGTCGCCGCCCACCCGCCGATCGCTGGCAGGCCCGGGCGCCATTCTGGAGCGTGGCCTGGAAGTATCCGTATGCCCAGGCCCTGGCCGAAGTGCGCAAGGTGCACTTCAAGATCGGTCGTACCGGACGCATCACCCCCGTACTGGAGCTTGAACGCATCCGGCTCGACGACCGGTGGATTCGCCGGGTAAGTGTCAGCTCCCTCAAGCGTTGGGAGGAGATGGACATTCGCCCCGGCGACCGGGTCGCTATCAGCCTGGCCGGGCTCACCATCCCGCGACTCGACGCGGTTGTGCTGCGCAGCCTCGAACGCCAGGACGTCAATGCCCCGGCAGCGGGTGACCATCACTTCTTGAGCTGCTGGCAAGCGACGCCCGGCTGTGAAAGCCAGTTCCTCGCACGCCTGGACTGGCTCAGTGGCAAGCACGGGCTCGCCCTGCCCCATGTCGGTCCCGGCACCTGGGAAAAACTCCTGGCTGCAGGTCGACTTCACGGATTGCTGGATTGGTTGACCCTTGATGCCGCCGAGCTTGCTAATATTGACGGCTTCGGCGAACGCAGTAGCGCCCGCTTGCTCGCCAGCCTGGACAGCGCCCGGCAACGCCCTTTCGGGCAATGGCTCAAGGCCCTGGGCCTGCCGCCCGTCGGTGAGGCCCGGTTGAAAGGGCCGTGGCAGACGCTGGCCGAGCGCAATACCGAACAATGGCAAGCCGAAGCCGGCATCGGACCGGGACGCGCCGCGCAGCTGAGCGCATTTTTTCGCGACCCACAGGTGCTGGCTTTGAGTGACGTATTACGCACCGCCGGGGTCGACGGTTTTTGATCCGGACCCCGTGCGGTTGAACCCAAGGGGCAAGCATGCGTTCCAACAGCGCATCGGTCCTGACCGCTCGCGATTTTTCACGGAGTTGCTATGAATTTCCTGTCCCCCGTTGCCCTGCTGGTGTTATGCAGCGCCATGGCCGCCCCTTTGATGGCGGACGAGCAAACCCCGGAGCTCACTGGTTGCGCGGCCAAGCGCCAGGGCATCATCAACCAGATCGAACTGGCCAAGTCCCGTGGTAACCAGGACCAGCAGGCCGGCCTGGAAACCGCATTGAATGAAGTCACCACCCATTGCACCGATGCGTCCTTGCGCAAGGAGCGTGAAAACAAGGTGCTCGATGCAAAACACGAGGTGAGCCGACGTCAGGCCGACCTGGAAAAGGCCATGAAGAAAGGCGACGCCGAGCGGATCAACAAACGCAAGGACAAGCTCGCGGCCTCCCGCAAGGAACTGCAGGAAGCGGTGGATGAGCTGGACAAGTGAACATTGAAAGGATCGCAGGTTCCTACAGGCTCAATGCGATCCCCTGCAGGGGCTGGCGAAGCCTGCGATCTTTCAAGCCATGTCAATGATCCCGAAACTCCTTATGACAGGCACTGCACGCATCCTCGACCTTCTGCACCGCCGGCCCCAGGTAACTGGCCTTGTAGGGTTGGACTTTGCTGGCGGTTACCAATTCACCGGTGGCGGCTTCAAGGTTGCGGGCCAGCTCCTGGAAACGCGCCTGCTTTTGCCAGACTTCATCCCGGGCACTGGTGTGGTCTTGCTCACGCACTTGCGGGAAGTGTTTCCACGGTTCATGGGAGAGTTGATCCAATTGCGCCGCGCCTTCGGCAAATCGTGCGCCATCGAATGGGACTCGGCCGCGCAACATGCCGCCCAACTCTTCGTTGGTCTTGAGCATCTGCTTGAAGATAGCCTTGCGCTGGCCAAGGGGAGAATTGGGATCGACGCCGCCACAGGCGGACAACATCAGGCAGGCCAGTACGGCCATGGAAAATCGTTTTACAAACATCTTGGCCTCGGAGCAGGAAACGGCAATTAGTATCCTCGGATCATCGGTAAAGACCAATGGCCCTATCAACAATACGGGTTGTTCGAGCGCCTGACTGCCTACGAATGACTGCAAAGGAAATTTTCATGAACAGCCGCATCAAGACCTGGCACAAAGGCCTGGCATTGGCCCTACCGCTGATCGCACTGTTGGCCGGTTGTAATCGCGGCGAAAAGGTCGAAAAACCTCAGACCCACGCCGTCGCCACCTATGTCAGTGCACCCTGGGAGGCGTTGCCGTCGGTGTCCGATGCAGACCTGCTGGCCGGTTTCGGTTCCTGGCGCAGTGCCTGCACCCGGCTCAAGGCCGATGCGACCTGGGGCCCAACCTGCGCGGCAGCAGCCAATGTGCCGCAAACCGCACAGGGTGTACGCAATTTCCTGAAACAGAACCTGGACGTCTATGGCCTGCGCTCGGGCGACAACAGCCCCAACGGCCTGATTACCGGCTACTACGAACCGGTCTACCCCGGCAGCCTCACCCAGACCGCCACGGCGAATATCCCGGTCTACGGTGTGCCGGAGGACATGATCATTGTGTCGCTGGACAGCATTTACCCTGAGCTCAAAGGCAAACGCCTGCGTGGCCGCCTCGAAGGCCGGGTGCTCAAGCCATACGACGACGCGGCCACCATCGAAACCAACGGGGTGAAGGCACCGGTCATCGCTTGGCTGACCGACCCCATGAACCTGCAATTCCTGCAGATCCAGGGTTCGGGACGCATTCGACTCGACGATGGCCGCCAACTGCGCATCGGTTATGCCGACCAGAACGGCCACCCTTATCGGCCTATCGGACGCTGGCTGGTCGAGCAGGGCGAGCTGAAGAAAGAGGACGTGACCATGGGTACCATCAGTGCCTGGGCCAAGGCCAACCCGAACCGTATTCCCGAATTGCTGGGCAGCAACCCCAGCTACGTGTTCTTCAACCGTAACCCCGACAGCAACGAAGGCCCGCGAGGCTCGCTGAATGTCCCGCTGACCGCCGGCTACAGCGTGGCGGTGGACCGCAAGGTGATTCCACTGGGCAGCCTACTCTGGCTATCCACCACGCGCCCCGACGGCAGCGCCTTGAACCGGCCCGTCGCCGCCCAGGACACTGGCGGTGCAATTGCCGGCGAAGTGCGGGCGGACCTGTTCTGGGGCACTGGCGAGGCGGCCGGGCAACTGGCCGGGGACATGAAACAACAAGGCCAGATCTGGATGCTCTGGCCCAAGGGCATGGCGTTGCCGCAAGTGCCGCAGGTGGCGAATGCGGTGACCGCCAATCCCTAGGAATGGGTTGACCGTGCTTCCGCCTTCGCGAGCAAGCCCGCTCCCACATTTGATCTCCAATGGACGCAACATTTGTGAGCGACCTGAGATCAGTGTGGGAGCGGGCTTGCTCGCGAAGAGGCCAGTACAGGCGCCTTGATTCAAAAACCAGGCTCAGACCGAAACAAAGAAGAAACTCAAGACCAACCCAGCCCCCACGAACCACACCAGCGAACGCAGGATCGCCCAGTCCGCCAGATAGCAAATGATGTAGAGCAGGCGACTGGTGATGAACAGCACCGCCAGCACATTGATGGTCACCAGCTCGGCATTGCCAGCCAGGTGCGCGACGATCACGGCGGCGGCAAAAAACGGGCTGATTTCGAAGCTGTTCAGTTGCGCAGCGTATGCCCGTCGGGGGGCGCCTTCGAGTGTGTCCAGAAAGTCCCGAGGGTCGTTGTTATCTGCCAGCCTGTATCGTCCACCGATCTTGGCAATGGCGATGCACAGGTAAGGCAGGATAAAGGCAATCAAAATACACCACAGGGCAACCGTCATTGATGCAGTTCCTTCTTTGGGTTTTATAGAAAATCGCGAGTTCGGGCGCCGGTCAGAACTTCATCACCAGCATGCCAACCAACACCAGCCCGCAGGCTAAGAGCCGCGGCAAGCCGAAAGGTTCTTTCAAGTAACGCATGCCGAACAGCACCACCAGGATCACGCTGACTTCCCGCAGCGCGGCCGCCTCGGCGATCGAGCCCAGTTGCATGGCCCACAGCACCAGAGCGTAGCTGAACAATACGCAGAATCCGACCGCCAACCCCAACCGCCACTGCTCACGCCAGAACCGCATGAACGCCGGCCGCTTGCTCACCAGCGCCAGCAACGGGAACGGCCAGGCACTGAGCAGCGTGACCCAGACCAGGTAATCCAGCGGATGGGACCAGCGCCGCAGAGCGTGGCCGTCGATAAAGGTGTAGCACCCGATGCACAGACCGATCAGCGCCACCACCGGCAGCATCGACCAGGGCAGCCGCTCGCCACCACCGCCCTGCCACAACAGGCAAAGCATGCCGAACGGGATCAGCAAAATGCCGATGACCTGCTGGGTCGTCAGGGCTTCACCGGCGAATATAAATGTCAGGGCCAGTACCACCAGCGGCGACAGGCCGCGCATCAGTGGATAGACCAACCCCAGGTCACCGACCCGATAAGCCTGGATCAGCAAATAGCGATACAGCAGCTCGAACGCCGCCGACGCCAGGATCCACGG encodes:
- a CDS encoding ArsR/SmtB family transcription factor, with the protein product MNLPAPSIRHDDCDELAALCKAGGDPLRLNVLRALANDSFGVLELAQIFGIGQSGMSHHLKVLAQADLVATRREGNAIFYRRALPHTDLLGGKLHAALLDEVDALNLPTDVQARIAQVHGQRAAASQDFFARVAEKFRAQQDLIAGLPQYRESVVALLDKLSFEPTATAIEVGPGDGAFLPELAQRFSQVTALDNSPAMLELARQVCEREALANVSLQLADALDGMSLQADCVVLNMVLHHFAAPADALRHMAGLLQPGGSLLVTELCSHNQSWAREACGDLWLGFEQDDLARWATAAGLVPGESLYVGLRNGFQIQVRHFQRPTGDTHQR
- the metK gene encoding methionine adenosyltransferase; translation: MSEYSLFTSESVSEGHPDKIADQISDAVLDAIIAEDKFARVACETLVKTGVAIIAGEVTTSAWVDLEQIVRDVILGIGYNSSDVGFDGATCGVMNIIGKQSPDINQGVDRAKPEDQGAGDQGLMFGYASNETDVLMPAPITFSHQLVQRQAEARKSGLLPWLRPDAKSQVTCRYEGGRVVGIDAVVLSTQHNPEVSYKDLREGVMELIVKHVLPAELLSKDTQFHINPTGQFIIGGPVGDCGLTGRKIIVDSYGGMARHGGGAFSGKDPSKVDRSAAYAGRYVAKNIVAAGLAERCEIQVSYAIGVAQPTSISLNTFGTGKIGDDKIINLVREVFDLRPYAITTMLDLLHPMYQDTAAYGHFGRTPQTKTWGDDTFTTFTWEKTDRADALRAAAGL
- a CDS encoding LysE family translocator; this encodes MELTTLAVFIPACFALNMAPGPNNLLSISNASRYGFVRACSGGIGRLLAFAIMIALAAVGLTAVLHTSELLFLGIKLVGAGYLFYLAVQLWRAQPEAGSEAAVASMSRAGLARQEFLVAIGNPKAILLFTAFLPQFVDRTGTVTQQFAVLGGLFLALECIAIGLYCYMGIYARRLFARPSGKRLFNRMCAGLLASAASFLLVARRS
- the ligB gene encoding NAD-dependent DNA ligase LigB, translating into MPPFLYALACLVCITLPAVAAPCPDWPTERARAEVAALQQQIDTWDDSYHRLGQSLVADELYDQSRTELGQWRRCFNLAASDEPLRSAGGKVPHPVVHTGLEKLKDADAVGAWLHGREDVWAQPKVDGVAVTLVYRKGRLHQAISRGDGVQGHDWTTNARKIGAIPQRLRQPVDLVVQGELYWHLQAHVQASSGSLNARGTMAGLMARSNLTVHDGVYIGLFVWDWPQGPDTLPERMAALSELGFADTLVYNQPVRTLADAEQWRDHWYRTPLPFASDGIVLRQSRRPPADRWQARAPFWSVAWKYPYAQALAEVRKVHFKIGRTGRITPVLELERIRLDDRWIRRVSVSSLKRWEEMDIRPGDRVAISLAGLTIPRLDAVVLRSLERQDVNAPAAGDHHFLSCWQATPGCESQFLARLDWLSGKHGLALPHVGPGTWEKLLAAGRLHGLLDWLTLDAAELANIDGFGERSSARLLASLDSARQRPFGQWLKALGLPPVGEARLKGPWQTLAERNTEQWQAEAGIGPGRAAQLSAFFRDPQVLALSDVLRTAGVDGF
- a CDS encoding DUF1090 domain-containing protein — translated: MNFLSPVALLVLCSAMAAPLMADEQTPELTGCAAKRQGIINQIELAKSRGNQDQQAGLETALNEVTTHCTDASLRKERENKVLDAKHEVSRRQADLEKAMKKGDAERINKRKDKLAASRKELQEAVDELDK
- a CDS encoding c-type cytochrome, yielding MFVKRFSMAVLACLMLSACGGVDPNSPLGQRKAIFKQMLKTNEELGGMLRGRVPFDGARFAEGAAQLDQLSHEPWKHFPQVREQDHTSARDEVWQKQARFQELARNLEAATGELVTASKVQPYKASYLGPAVQKVEDACSACHKEFRDH
- a CDS encoding murein transglycosylase A — encoded protein: MNSRIKTWHKGLALALPLIALLAGCNRGEKVEKPQTHAVATYVSAPWEALPSVSDADLLAGFGSWRSACTRLKADATWGPTCAAAANVPQTAQGVRNFLKQNLDVYGLRSGDNSPNGLITGYYEPVYPGSLTQTATANIPVYGVPEDMIIVSLDSIYPELKGKRLRGRLEGRVLKPYDDAATIETNGVKAPVIAWLTDPMNLQFLQIQGSGRIRLDDGRQLRIGYADQNGHPYRPIGRWLVEQGELKKEDVTMGTISAWAKANPNRIPELLGSNPSYVFFNRNPDSNEGPRGSLNVPLTAGYSVAVDRKVIPLGSLLWLSTTRPDGSALNRPVAAQDTGGAIAGEVRADLFWGTGEAAGQLAGDMKQQGQIWMLWPKGMALPQVPQVANAVTANP
- a CDS encoding MAPEG family protein → MTVALWCILIAFILPYLCIAIAKIGGRYRLADNNDPRDFLDTLEGAPRRAYAAQLNSFEISPFFAAAVIVAHLAGNAELVTINVLAVLFITSRLLYIICYLADWAILRSLVWFVGAGLVLSFFFVSV
- a CDS encoding EamA family transporter → MLATALVLVAALLHAAWNTLIKFSGERLLVVACMDSVALLFVALALGFVALPPLEIWPWILASAAFELLYRYLLIQAYRVGDLGLVYPLMRGLSPLVVLALTFIFAGEALTTQQVIGILLIPFGMLCLLWQGGGGERLPWSMLPVVALIGLCIGCYTFIDGHALRRWSHPLDYLVWVTLLSAWPFPLLALVSKRPAFMRFWREQWRLGLAVGFCVLFSYALVLWAMQLGSIAEAAALREVSVILVVLFGMRYLKEPFGLPRLLACGLVLVGMLVMKF